The following nucleotide sequence is from Saccharothrix texasensis.
CGTGCGGCTGGTCAAGGCGCGCGGCGAGGCGATGGAGAGCTGCGTCGCGGAGAGCGGCACCGGGATGGTCGCCGCGGTGCGGATGCCGGTCGCCGACGTCGAGAAGTGCGTGGAGGAGTTCAACTCCGGCGGCCACGACGTGCAGGTGGCCAACTACAACGCCGAGGCGCAGACCGTGCTGTCGGGCACGCTGGACGACCTGAAGGGCCTGACCGCCCACCTCGAGGACCGAGGGGCGAAGGTGGTCAAGCTGAACGTGGCCGGCGCGTTCCACAGCTCGTTCATGGCGGACGCGGTGCCCGCGTACACCGAGGCGTTGCACGAGGTCGAGTTCACCGAGCCGACCGTGCCGGTCTACAGCAACGTCACCGGCGAGGCGCACGAGAGCCCCCAGAGCATCCGGGAGTCGCTGGCCGTGCAGCTGACCAGCCCGGTCCGCTGGAGCGCCATCGTGGCGTCCCTGGTGGAGCGCAAAGCCGCGGTGTGGGTCGAGGTCGGGCCCAAGCAGGTGCTGAAGAAGATGCTCACGGGCGCCGTCGGCTCGGGCGAGGTGCACAGCTTCGACGAGGAGCCGGAGCGGGTCCGCGCGGTGCTCGACCAGCTCGTCGAGCTGAAGAAGCGCGAGCCGGGGCTGGTGGGGCTGTGCCTGGGCGCCGCCGCGGCCACCCGCAACCGGAACTTCGACACCGCCGCGTACGACCAGGGTGTCGTCCTGCCGTACCGCAAGCTCCAGGAGCTCTCCAAGCTCGACCAGGAGACGCTGTCCGACGAGCAGAAGCAGACCGCGCTGGACCTGCTGCTGACCATCATGAGGACCAAGCAGGTCCCCGAGGCCGAGCAGCGGGACCGCGTCGAGTCGATCCTGCGGCGCACCGGCGACGCCGGCCTCCGGACGATCGCGGGGGCCCTCGCCACATGAGCTCCCTGCCCGGTCTCGACGACCTCGACCTGACGCGGCTCCCGGACGACTCCGAGGTGCGCGTCACCCGCTCCAGCCCGCGGAAGAAGGCCGGACCCGTCGCCATCATCGGGATGAGCGGCCGGGTCGGCGAGGCGGAGGACCTCGACGGGTTCTTCGCGAGCCTGCTGCGCGGCGAGGAGGGGTACCGCGACCTGTCGGCCGAACGGCGCGCCGACGTGGACGCCTACCTCGCCGCGCGCGGCGTGCGGCTGCCGATCGCCGCCGAGCGCTACTCCGGCGGCGCCCGGCTGCCCAGCGTGTCGGAGTTCGACTACCGGTTCTTCTCGCTGTCGCGGCAGGAGGCCAAGTCCATCGACCCGAACCAGCGGATCTTCCTGGAGACCGCCTGGGCCGCGCTCGAGGACGCCGGCTACCTGAACAAGGACATCGGCGGCGGCAAGGTCGGCGTGTACGCCGGCATGTCGGCGGACTTCGGCGAGGACTACCGGGCGGTGGTCCAGGCGATCGACCCCGGCGCGCCCGAGATCGCGGTCGCGGGCAACATCCGGTCGATGATCGCCAGCAGGATCGCCTACCTGCTGGACCTGAGGGGCCCGTCGCTGCTCGTCGACACGGCCTGCTCGTCGGGCCTGGTGGCCGCCTACACGGCCTACCGCGCGATCCAGCAGGGCGAGTGCTCGATGGCGATCGTCGGCGCGGTGAAGACCGACCTGCTGCCGGTCGACGCCGACGACGAGTCCGGCATCGGCATCAAGGACATCCAGGACACGCTCTCCGGCGACCGCCGCACCCGCACGTTCGACCGCCGCGGCGACGGCACCAGCACCGCCGAGGGCTGCGTCGTGTTCGTGCTCAAGTCCCTGGACCGCGCGCAGCGCGACGGCGACCACGTCCACGCCGTCATCATGGGCGGCGCGGTCAACCAGGACGGCGCGTCGAACGGCATCACCGCGCCCAACGCCGACGCGCAGGCGGACCTCATCACCGACGCCCTCGCCGACGCCGGGGTCAGGGCCGAGCAGATCAGCTTCATCGAGGCGCACGGCACCGCGACCAGGCTCGGCGACCCGGTCGAGGTCAGCGGCATCGACCGGGCGTTCTCCCGGCAGACGGCGCGCAAGCAGTTCTGCGGCATCGGCACGGTCAAGACGAACATCGGCCACATGGACAACGCGTCCGGCCTGGTCGGGCTGGCCAAGCTCGTCCTGTCGCTGAAGCACCGCGTCCTGCCGGCGAGCCTGAACTTCCAGGAGCCGAACCGGAACATCGCCTTCGCGCAGACCCCCGTGTACGTCAACGACCGGACCGTGCCGTGGTCGGACGACGAGCGGGAGGCGTTGTACGCGGGCATCAACAGCTTCGGGCTGAGCGGGACGAACTGCCACCTCGTGCTGCGCGGCCCGGACGCGGTCCCGGTCCGCGACCGCGCCGGGGCGCAGTCGCCCACCTGCTTCCTGCTTCCCCTGAGCGCCCGCGACGACCGGGCGCTGGCCCGGCTCGCCGAGCGCTACCGCGCCTTCCTGGCCGACCACGAGGTCGACCTCGCCGACCTGGCCTTCACCGCGTCGGTCGGCCGGCTGCACCACGGCGTGCGCGCCGCGTTCGTCTTCGAGAGCCGGGCGGAGCTCGACGCGCTGCTGGCGCGGCACATCGAGGACGTCGACGGCTCCGCCGCGAACCCGGACGTCGCCCGGGGGTCGTTCCGCCTGGTGGTGGACGCCGGCGAGAAGCGCGAGCCGCACGACCTCACCCACGCCGAGCGCGAGGAGCTGGACCGGGCGGCCGCGGCCGTGGCCTCCCCGACGGCCGACCGCGCGGCGCTGCGCCGGCTGGCGTCCCTCTACGCCCGCGGCGCCGAGGTCGACTGGCGGCGGGCCGCGCCCCGCGGCGCCCGTCGGACACCGCTGCCCACCTACCCGTTCGAGCGGTCCCGGTGCTGGGTCGAACCCGCCGGTCAGGGCCGCCGGGGCTTGATCGACGGCGCGGACGTGGTGCGGTCGCTCGACCGCGACATCGTGGTGTGCCGGCTCGACCCGGAGCACTTCTGGGAGCTGGCCGAGCACCGCATCCACGGCGTCGGCGTGCTGCCCGGCACCGGGCTGGTCGAGATGGTCGTGTCGGCGGCCCGGCGGCTCGGCCTGGCCGGGTCGGACGTGGTGCTGCGCGACGTCCTGTTCGCCGCGCCGCTGGCGGTCGCCGACGGCGAGGTCAAGGAGGTGCACCTCATCTTCGAGACCAGGGGCGACGTCACCGCCGTCACCATCGCCGGCCGTGGCGCCGACGGCGGCTGGGTGGAGAACGCGCGGGCCGAGCTGGTGCGCGGCGCCGTGGCCGACGCGGTCCCGCCGCTCGACGTCGAGGGCCTGCGGCGGCGGCTGGACCACCCGCTGCGCGAGCCGGAGGGCTCCGACCACGCCAAGGGGCTGGACGTCAGCGACCGCTGGACCGGGGCGCTGGGCGACGGGCACGCCGACGCCGGGGCGGCCGAACTGCTCTACGAGTTCGAGCTGCCCTCGCGGTACCGGTCCGAGCTGGCCGACTACGTCCTGCACCCCTCGCTGTTCGACACGGTGATCAACGCGCCGAGCAACGTCTACGACCAGGAGCGGCTGTACCTGCCGTTCTCCTACGGCGTCCTGACGATCCGCGACTCCCTTCCCGCCCGCGTGCTCGCCCACTTCCGCAAGCGGCCGGAGTCGGTGGCAGGCGCGCTGCACGCGTTCGACGTGACCGTGGTCGACCCGTCCGGCCGGGTGCTGCTGACCGTGGACAACTACTGCGTCAAGTCCGCGGTCGACCTCGACGTGCGCGGAGCCGGCGAGCACGGCTACGTCCAGGCCTACCGGCTGGTCGCGCCGCCGGCCCCGACGCGCGGTGGCGGCGGGACCGTCCTGCTCTGCGGTGACTTCGGCGCCGCGTTCGACGGCGTGCGCGGCGAGCTGGCGTCCGCCGGTTACGACTGCGTCCTCCTGCCGGACGCCGGTGACGCGGACGAGCGGTTGGGCGGGCGACGCGAGTTCGCCTTCGGCGTGCTGGCCTGCCTGCCCGCCGGTGACGCCTCGCTCGCCGACGCCACGAGCGAGCCGGTGCGACGGGCGCTGGGCCTGATCGAGCTCATCTCGGACCGGCAGCTCGTGTTCGCCGGGGGCCTGCTGGCCCTGACGCACAACGCGCTCGCGGTCACCGGCGACGAGACCGCGTTGCACCCCGGCCAGGCCGGGCTGCTCGGCCTGATGCGCGTCGCCGCGCTGGAGTACAAGGCCCTCGGCATCCGCTGCGTCGACAGCGACGAGCGCACCGGCCCGGCGGCGCTGGCGGCCGAGGCCGCGGGCGCCGACCGGCCGCCGTTCCTGCTCTACCGGGACGGGCGACCGCACGAGCCGCACGTGAAGCGGCACCCCGTCCCGGCGAGGGACGGCGGTCGGGCGCTGCCGCCCGGCGACGGCGTGACCCTCGTGTCCGGCGGCACGGGCGACCTCGGCACCGCCGTGGCCCGGCACCTGGTGTCGCGCGGTGTGCGCAAGCTCGTCCTGCTGGGGTCCGACCACGCGGGCGCGACCCGGCCGGACTGGGCGGAGTTCGAGCGCGACCTGGACGTGTTCGAGGTCGTCCGGCTCGACCTGGGCGACGGGCAGGCGGTCGACCGCGCCGTGCGCGAGCTGCGCGAGCGGCACGGCCGGATCTCCGGCGTCCTGCACCTCGCCGGGCGTCCCGGGGTCGGCTTCCTGTACACGAAGGACTTCGACGAGTTCATGCGGGTGTACCGCCCCAAGGCGCTGGGCGCGGTGCACCTGCACGAGGCCACGCTGGTCGACCGGCCCGACTACTTCGTGGCGTTCTCCAGCATCGCCGGGCTCCTGCTCAACCAGGGCCAGACCGACTACACCGCCGCGAACCTGGTGCTGGACAGCCTGGCCCAGCGCCGCGACCGGGAAGGGCTGCCCGGCCTGAGCGTCCAGTGGCCCGCGTGGCGCGAGACCGGGATCGCCGAGCGGATGGGCGCAGCCGACGAGGACGAGCTGTTCCCGCCGCTGGACACGGCCGAGGCGGTGGACCTGCTCGACGCCCTGATGGCCTCCGGGGACACGGTGCCGGTGCTGATGCCGGGGCGGATGCGGAAACCCTCCCGGCAGGCGCCGCGCGAGGCCGGCCGCAGCTCGGGCGGACGCGCCGTGCGGCTGCACGGGCTGGACTCCGTCGGTGACCTCGAACGGGGTGTCGCGGAGATCTGGGCCGAGGCGCTCGACCTCGACGTGCTCGACGCGCACGAGGAGTTCGGCGACCTGGGCGGCAACTCGCTGCTGACGGCGCAGGTGCTGAAGCTCTACGACGAGCGCTACCCGGGTCTGATGGACATCACGGACCTGTTCCGCTGCACCACCGTCGCCGCCCAGGCGGCCTGCCTGGCGGCCAAGTCGCGGGTGGACGCGCCGGTCGCCGCGAGCCCGCCGCCGGCCGCCGCGAAGGCCGACGAGGGCGACATCGACAAGTTGCTGGACCTGCTGGAGCAGGGCGCGATCACGGTCGAAGACAGGCAGGGTCTTCTCGAGGAAACGGACACCAGATGGACAGCGTGAAGGACTTCATCCTCGAGCAGTTCGTGAACAAGCAGATCGACCGCGACCGCACCAAGAGGCTGCTGCTCGAACTGTCGGAAGCCGACCTGCACGAGGACATCGCGGTCATCGGCCTGGCGGGTCGCTTCGCCGAGGCCAAGGACGTCGACCAGTTCTGGGACTTCCTCAAGGTCGGCCGGGACTGCATCCGCGACTACCCCCAGTCGCGCAAGGAGGACATGTACGACATCCTCCGCAACCCGTACTACGCGGAGGTCCTGCTGGGCCGGCCGGTCGACGAGGCCGACCTCGACCGGCTCTACTCCGTGAGCGGCTACCTCGACCGCATCGACCAGTTCGACTCGCGCTTCTTCGGCATCCCCCCGCTCGAAGCGGACTACATGGACCCGAACCAGCGCATCGCGCTGGAAGTGGCCTACGAGGCGCTGGAGAACGCGGGCTACGGCGGCGAGAGCGCGGTCGGGTCGAGGACCGGCGTGTTCCTCGGCCGCGACCAGTCGAACTACTCGTACTACCGCATGTTCTCCGAGCGGCACCCGATGCAGCTGTCCGGCTCGTGGGAGGGGATGGTCGCCAGCCGCATCTCCTACGTGCTCGACCTCAAGGGCCCCTGCATCAACACCGACACCGCGTGCTCTGCGGGCAGCGTCAGCGTGCACCAGGCCATCCAGTCCCTGCTCCTGGGCGAGTGCGACATGGCGTTGGCGGGCGGCATCAACCTGTCCTCCGGCGGCGAGCCCAAGACCAGTTTCCTGTCCGGCGCGACGATGGACAGCGTCGTCTCGGACGACGACACCGTGCGGACGTTCGACGCCCGCGCGAACGGCACGCTGTGGGGCGAGGGCGCGGGCATCGTGCTGCTCAAGCCGCTGAAGAAGGCGCTGGCTGACCGCGACCACGTGCGCGCCGTCATCAAGGCCTCCGCCATCAACAACGACGGCACGTCCAACAGCATCACCGCGCCCAACGCGCTGATGCAGGAGCGGGTCATCCTCGACGCCTGGGCCAAGGCCGACGTCCCGCCCGAGACGATCACCTACGTCGAGGCGCACGGCACGGGCACCGTGCTCGGCGACCCGATCGAGGTCAAGGGCCTGACCAACGCGTTCCGCCGGCACACCGACCGCAGGCAGTTCTGCGGCATCGGCTCCCTCAAGACCACGATGGGCCACCTGGTGGCCGCGTCCGGGTCGGCCTCGCTGGCCAAGGTGGTGAAGTCGCTCGAGTCCGGGCTGCTCGCGCCGTCGGCGAACTTCGCCGTGCCCAACCCCTACATCGACTTCACCGACAGCCCGCTGTACGTCAACGACCGGCTCGTGCCGTGGGACACCGGCGGCGAGCCCCGGCGGGCCGGGATCAGCTCGTTCGGCTTCATCCGCACCAACTGCCACCTCGTGCTGGAGGAAGCGCCCCGGTACCGCGCCGAACCCCAGCTGCGGGAGCGCTACTGCTTCACCGCCAGCGCGAAGACCGAGGCGGCGCTCACCGCGCTGCTGGACCGGTACGCGACCGTGCTCGCGGACAGCCCCTGGTCGCTCGCCGACATCTGCTACACGTCCAACCTCGGCCGCGGCCACCACGAGCACCGCGTCATGATCGTCGCGGGGACGAAGGAGGAGCTGGCCGAGTCGGTCGACCGGCTCCGGCGGCGCGGCCTCGGCACCGACGAGCAGCGGGGCGTCTTCCACGGCGTGCACGCCGTCGTCAGCGACAAGAGGGGCGACCTGCGGCCCGGCGACATCACCGCCCAGACCGGCAAGCGGCTCTCCGACTCCGCCGACGCGAAGCTCGCCGAGTACCGCGCGCGGGGCGACGCCGCCGCCCTCACCGAGCTGGCGAACGCGTACGTCCGGGGCGCCCGCGTCGGGTTCGCCGGGTTCTACGCCGACGAGCCGCGCCGACGGGTGCCCCTGCCCACCTACCCGTTCGAGCCGACCCGCCACTGGGCCAAGCCCATGAGGACGAGCGTGCGGGGCTTCGCCACCGCCGAGGCCAACCCCCTGCTGGGCGTGGAGGTCAGCCGCTCGGACACCGGGATCGTGTTCGAGAGCAGGCTGTCGGTCGACCGGCACTGGGTGCTCTCCGACCACCGGATCGAGCAGCGGCCCGTGGTGCCGGGCACGACGTACCTGGAGATGGCGCGGGCCGCGCTGGCCGCGCTGGAGAACACGCGGAGCATGCGCTTCGAGAACGTGTTCTTCCTCGTGCCGCTCTCCGTCGAGGAGGGCGAGGAGGCCACCGTGCGCACCCGGCTGGACCGGGTCGGGCACGGGTACTCGTTCCAGGTGGCCAGCTCGCGGGCCGGCGAGTGGGTCACCCACGTCGAAGGCCGGGTCGGCCCGCTGCGCGAGGACGGCCCGGCGGACACCGTCGACCTCGACGTCCTCAAGGCGGCCGCGGTCGAGGTGACCGACCCGTACCCCGCCGAGACCGACACGGGCGTGTTCCAGTTCGGCCCGCGCTGGGACAACGTCCGCGCGGTGTGGAAGCACCAGGCCGGCGCGCTGACCCTGCTGCGGCTGCCGGACGGCGTGCCGGACGACGGCTTCGGGCTGCACCCGGCCAAGCTGGACAACGCGGTGAACCTCATCTCGCAGAACAGCGGCGAGACGTTCCTGCCCTACCTGTACAAGAGCTTCGTGCTCCACGGGCCCATGCCGGAGACGTGCTACTCGCTGATCCGCACGGTCCGCGACGACAGCCGCGACGGCCAGACGATCACCTACGACGTGGACCTGCTCGACGCCGACGGCCGCCCGTTCGCGCGGATCACCGACTACACCGTGAAGAAGGTCGACTGGCGGCGGTTCAGCCTGACGGGGCCGCGCCGGTTCCTCCAGACCGAGTGGCTGGAGGTGCCGCGGGTGCCGGCCGAGGCCGCCGCGCCGTCGGTGTGGGCGCCCGTGGTGCTCGACAACGCGGCGGGCAGGCGGCTGGTCGCCGAGGTCGAAGCGCTCGGGCACCGGGTCGTCCCGTGCTACGTGGGCGAGCGGACCGACACCGGCCGGGACGTGTTCGCCCTGGACGAGGACGGCGCGGGGCTGCTGGCCGAGCGGCTGCGGCAGGAGCTGGTCGAAGGCGTGCTGTTCGCGACCGACTTCACCGCCACCGGGGACCTCTCCCACGCGCGGCGGAGGGCGGCCGGCGTGGACGGGCTGTTCGAGCTGTACCGCGCGTTCGTCTCGCACCGGGTCAAGCTCGCGCACGGGCTGAAGGTGCTGGGCGGGGACGCCTGGCGGGTCGAGCCGGGCGACGGCGTCACCGACCCGCACTCCGCCGCCACCGAGGCGCTCGCGCAGGTGGTCGGGCAGGAGCACCGGCACCTGCTGGTGGACGTGGTGGACGCGCGGGCGGACGCGGAGCCTGCCCCGCTGCTCCGGGAGGCGTTGACCGGCGCGGGTGGCGTGATGCGGGCGCTGCGGGGCTCCCGGACGTTCCTGCGCCGCCTGCGGTACGCCGAGGCCGGTCCGGAGCCGGCCGGGGACGGCCCCGCCGGGGCCCGGTACGCGGGCGGGACGTTCGTGATCAGCGGCGGCGCGGGCGGCCTCGGCCTCGGCGTCGCCGAGGAGATGGCCCGCGAGGGCGCCGCGCGGATCATCCTGCTGGGCCGCCGCGCCTTGGACGAGCACACCGCGCGGCGCGTCCAGGGCATCGCCGCCGCCGAGTACGTCGTGTGCGACGTGTCGCGGGAGGCCGACGTGCGCGGGCTGGCCGCCCGGCTGCGGGACGAGGGCGTCGCCCTCGGCGGCATCGTGCACGCCGCGGGTGTGGCGGGCGACGGGTTCCTGGCCAACAAGCCCCGTTCGGTGTTCGACGCCGTGCTGGCGCCCAAGGTCGACGGCGGCGTCGCCCTGGTGGCGCTGGCGAAGGAGCACCCCGGCGCCTTCCTGGTCTTCTTCTCCTCCATCACCGCGGTCACCGGCGGGCAGGGGCAGGGCGACTACTGCGCCGCCAACGCGTTCCTGGACTCGCTGGCCACGCGGGCGCGGGCCGAGGGGGTCGACGCGCTGTCGATCAACTGGCCGACGTGGTCCGAGGTCGGCATGGCGGCGCAGTACGGGGTCGGCGACGGCGACTCGCCGTTCCGCGCGCTCACCGTGAAGGACGGCGTGGCCTGGCTGGGCCACTTCCTGCGCCACCCGGCCGACGGCGCCATCCCGTCCCGGTTCGACCTGGGCGTGCTGCGGGAACGCCTCGACGAGATGCCCTTCCTGCTCGAGGACGACGTCGCGGAGGCCGTCGCGCGGGCGGGCACGGGTTCGACGCCGGCCGGCGAGGAGGTGACCGACGTCCGCCTCGTCGGCCTGTCCGACCCCGGCCAGACCCAGCTGCGGATCGGCGCGGTCTACGGCGCCGTCCTCGGCCTGGCCGAGGTGGACGCCCACGCGAGCTTCCAGGACCTGGGCGGCAACTCGCTGATGACGGCGCAGCTGCTGCAGAAGGTCGAGGACGTCTACCCCGGCCGGATCGACATCGCCGACCTGTACTCCTACGCGACCGTCACCAGCCTCGCCGGCTACATCGACGAGCGCGTGGCGGCCGAGTCCGGGGCGGCCGGGCCCCAGGGAGCGAACGTCGGGGAAGCGAACGTCGGGGAAGCGGACCAGTCGCTACAGGACGTGCTGGAGGAGATCGGCGACGCCGAGCTCATGACCATGTTCGCCGACACCGACGGTGCCGGGAGGAAGCAGCGATGACGTCGAGCGCGGAAGTGAAGAAGGACCTGCTGCGGTACCTGCTCATGCAGGTCAAGCAGGAGGCGCTGGACGTCGACCGGGCGAAGGGGTTCATCCGGGCGATCGGGGACGCCGGTCGGGTGGACGACCGCGTCGCCGTCGTCGGCATCGCCTGCCGCTTCCCCGGCGCGTCGGACAAGGAGCAGTTCTGGCGCAACCTGGTCGACGGCCGCGAGTCGATCGGCGACTTCCCGCCGCAGCGGCTGGAGGACCTGCGGCGGGTCGAGGGCGGCACGGAGGCCGTCCGCAAGGGCGGCTACCTCGACCGGGTCGACCTGTTCGACGCGGAGTACTTCGGCATCCCGCCGCACGTGGCCACGCAGCTCGACCCGTACCACCGCAACCTCCTCGAAGTGCTGGTCGAGACGATGGAGGACGCCGGGTACGCCAAGAGCGAGCTGTACGGGTCCAACACCGGCGTCTTCGTCGGCAACGACCACACGCACCGGCTGATCACGTCCTACCTGCCGTTCCTCTCGGAGCTGGACTTCTCGGCCATCACCGGGTCGTGGTCGGGCATCCTGGCCAGCCGCCTGTCCTACCTGCTCGACTTCCGCGGACCCGCCACCGTCATCGACACCGGGTGCTCGTCCGGCCTGGTCGCGGTGGACGCGGCGATCAAGGCGCTGCGCAACGGCGACTGCGACACCGCGTTCGTGGCCGCGATCAACCTGTTCCTGTCCCCGTCCAGCCTCGGCAACGAGACCGAGTCCGCCGAGCACCGCGTGCGGGCGTTCGACGCCTCGGCCGACGGCACGGTGTGGAGCGAGGGCGTGGCCGGGGTCTACCTCAAGCCGCTGTCGCGCGCGCTCGCCGACGGCGACCACGTCTACGGCGTGCTGCTCGGCAGCGCGGTCAACAACGACGGCCGCAGCAACGGCCTCACCGCCCCGAACGCGCAGGCGCAGAAGAACCTGCTGGTCAGCGCGTGGAAGCGGGCCGGCATCGCGCCGGAGTCGGTGTCCTACATCGAGGCGCACGGCACCGGCACGACCCTGGGCGACCCGATCGAGATCAAGGGCCTGACCAGCGCGTTCGCCGAGTTCAC
It contains:
- a CDS encoding SDR family oxidoreductase produces the protein MDSVKDFILEQFVNKQIDRDRTKRLLLELSEADLHEDIAVIGLAGRFAEAKDVDQFWDFLKVGRDCIRDYPQSRKEDMYDILRNPYYAEVLLGRPVDEADLDRLYSVSGYLDRIDQFDSRFFGIPPLEADYMDPNQRIALEVAYEALENAGYGGESAVGSRTGVFLGRDQSNYSYYRMFSERHPMQLSGSWEGMVASRISYVLDLKGPCINTDTACSAGSVSVHQAIQSLLLGECDMALAGGINLSSGGEPKTSFLSGATMDSVVSDDDTVRTFDARANGTLWGEGAGIVLLKPLKKALADRDHVRAVIKASAINNDGTSNSITAPNALMQERVILDAWAKADVPPETITYVEAHGTGTVLGDPIEVKGLTNAFRRHTDRRQFCGIGSLKTTMGHLVAASGSASLAKVVKSLESGLLAPSANFAVPNPYIDFTDSPLYVNDRLVPWDTGGEPRRAGISSFGFIRTNCHLVLEEAPRYRAEPQLRERYCFTASAKTEAALTALLDRYATVLADSPWSLADICYTSNLGRGHHEHRVMIVAGTKEELAESVDRLRRRGLGTDEQRGVFHGVHAVVSDKRGDLRPGDITAQTGKRLSDSADAKLAEYRARGDAAALTELANAYVRGARVGFAGFYADEPRRRVPLPTYPFEPTRHWAKPMRTSVRGFATAEANPLLGVEVSRSDTGIVFESRLSVDRHWVLSDHRIEQRPVVPGTTYLEMARAALAALENTRSMRFENVFFLVPLSVEEGEEATVRTRLDRVGHGYSFQVASSRAGEWVTHVEGRVGPLREDGPADTVDLDVLKAAAVEVTDPYPAETDTGVFQFGPRWDNVRAVWKHQAGALTLLRLPDGVPDDGFGLHPAKLDNAVNLISQNSGETFLPYLYKSFVLHGPMPETCYSLIRTVRDDSRDGQTITYDVDLLDADGRPFARITDYTVKKVDWRRFSLTGPRRFLQTEWLEVPRVPAEAAAPSVWAPVVLDNAAGRRLVAEVEALGHRVVPCYVGERTDTGRDVFALDEDGAGLLAERLRQELVEGVLFATDFTATGDLSHARRRAAGVDGLFELYRAFVSHRVKLAHGLKVLGGDAWRVEPGDGVTDPHSAATEALAQVVGQEHRHLLVDVVDARADAEPAPLLREALTGAGGVMRALRGSRTFLRRLRYAEAGPEPAGDGPAGARYAGGTFVISGGAGGLGLGVAEEMAREGAARIILLGRRALDEHTARRVQGIAAAEYVVCDVSREADVRGLAARLRDEGVALGGIVHAAGVAGDGFLANKPRSVFDAVLAPKVDGGVALVALAKEHPGAFLVFFSSITAVTGGQGQGDYCAANAFLDSLATRARAEGVDALSINWPTWSEVGMAAQYGVGDGDSPFRALTVKDGVAWLGHFLRHPADGAIPSRFDLGVLRERLDEMPFLLEDDVAEAVARAGTGSTPAGEEVTDVRLVGLSDPGQTQLRIGAVYGAVLGLAEVDAHASFQDLGGNSLMTAQLLQKVEDVYPGRIDIADLYSYATVTSLAGYIDERVAAESGAAGPQGANVGEANVGEADQSLQDVLEEIGDAELMTMFADTDGAGRKQR
- the fabD gene encoding ACP S-malonyltransferase produces the protein MKDLVIVFPGQGSQFAGMGKQWFDGNRVVRDRFGQASDLVGYSLADLCFTAPPAEVTRTRFAQVSLLVLSYAMYEVMTEDRKIPVSAMTGHSLGEITALLAAGALTFEDAVRLVKARGEAMESCVAESGTGMVAAVRMPVADVEKCVEEFNSGGHDVQVANYNAEAQTVLSGTLDDLKGLTAHLEDRGAKVVKLNVAGAFHSSFMADAVPAYTEALHEVEFTEPTVPVYSNVTGEAHESPQSIRESLAVQLTSPVRWSAIVASLVERKAAVWVEVGPKQVLKKMLTGAVGSGEVHSFDEEPERVRAVLDQLVELKKREPGLVGLCLGAAAATRNRNFDTAAYDQGVVLPYRKLQELSKLDQETLSDEQKQTALDLLLTIMRTKQVPEAEQRDRVESILRRTGDAGLRTIAGALAT
- a CDS encoding type I polyketide synthase, whose protein sequence is MSSLPGLDDLDLTRLPDDSEVRVTRSSPRKKAGPVAIIGMSGRVGEAEDLDGFFASLLRGEEGYRDLSAERRADVDAYLAARGVRLPIAAERYSGGARLPSVSEFDYRFFSLSRQEAKSIDPNQRIFLETAWAALEDAGYLNKDIGGGKVGVYAGMSADFGEDYRAVVQAIDPGAPEIAVAGNIRSMIASRIAYLLDLRGPSLLVDTACSSGLVAAYTAYRAIQQGECSMAIVGAVKTDLLPVDADDESGIGIKDIQDTLSGDRRTRTFDRRGDGTSTAEGCVVFVLKSLDRAQRDGDHVHAVIMGGAVNQDGASNGITAPNADAQADLITDALADAGVRAEQISFIEAHGTATRLGDPVEVSGIDRAFSRQTARKQFCGIGTVKTNIGHMDNASGLVGLAKLVLSLKHRVLPASLNFQEPNRNIAFAQTPVYVNDRTVPWSDDEREALYAGINSFGLSGTNCHLVLRGPDAVPVRDRAGAQSPTCFLLPLSARDDRALARLAERYRAFLADHEVDLADLAFTASVGRLHHGVRAAFVFESRAELDALLARHIEDVDGSAANPDVARGSFRLVVDAGEKREPHDLTHAEREELDRAAAAVASPTADRAALRRLASLYARGAEVDWRRAAPRGARRTPLPTYPFERSRCWVEPAGQGRRGLIDGADVVRSLDRDIVVCRLDPEHFWELAEHRIHGVGVLPGTGLVEMVVSAARRLGLAGSDVVLRDVLFAAPLAVADGEVKEVHLIFETRGDVTAVTIAGRGADGGWVENARAELVRGAVADAVPPLDVEGLRRRLDHPLREPEGSDHAKGLDVSDRWTGALGDGHADAGAAELLYEFELPSRYRSELADYVLHPSLFDTVINAPSNVYDQERLYLPFSYGVLTIRDSLPARVLAHFRKRPESVAGALHAFDVTVVDPSGRVLLTVDNYCVKSAVDLDVRGAGEHGYVQAYRLVAPPAPTRGGGGTVLLCGDFGAAFDGVRGELASAGYDCVLLPDAGDADERLGGRREFAFGVLACLPAGDASLADATSEPVRRALGLIELISDRQLVFAGGLLALTHNALAVTGDETALHPGQAGLLGLMRVAALEYKALGIRCVDSDERTGPAALAAEAAGADRPPFLLYRDGRPHEPHVKRHPVPARDGGRALPPGDGVTLVSGGTGDLGTAVARHLVSRGVRKLVLLGSDHAGATRPDWAEFERDLDVFEVVRLDLGDGQAVDRAVRELRERHGRISGVLHLAGRPGVGFLYTKDFDEFMRVYRPKALGAVHLHEATLVDRPDYFVAFSSIAGLLLNQGQTDYTAANLVLDSLAQRRDREGLPGLSVQWPAWRETGIAERMGAADEDELFPPLDTAEAVDLLDALMASGDTVPVLMPGRMRKPSRQAPREAGRSSGGRAVRLHGLDSVGDLERGVAEIWAEALDLDVLDAHEEFGDLGGNSLLTAQVLKLYDERYPGLMDITDLFRCTTVAAQAACLAAKSRVDAPVAASPPPAAAKADEGDIDKLLDLLEQGAITVEDRQGLLEETDTRWTA